The DNA region GAGAAAAGGATTGAAGCAGCAAAAGGAAACTAACCTTTCCATTTGAATACTTAACGATGAAAGCTCACTAAATATTAGTGGGCTTTTTTCTTGCGTATTGAAAAGTGCTGAGAGGAGTAGACAGGCTTTTTCTGGATGTGGCTGAGTGCGGTGACGCTTGGTCTAAACTTGGCTGAGTGCGGGGACGCCTAGTTCGGGGTTGCGTTCAACTAGGGATTTAGAAATCCCGCAATTTTTTAAGCGCTAAAACGACGAAAGCCCATTGATTTCTCAACGAGCTTTCTGAATGTGGCGTGAGTGCTGGGCTTGCATTCAAGGAGGGATTTGGCTAAATCCCTCTTTAAGCCTTCAGATATGAAAAAGCCCGCTAATTGCTAAGCGGGCTTTTTCTAAATGTGGCGGAGAGATAGGGATTTGAACCCTAGATACGCTATTAACGTATGCCGGTTTTCAAGACCGGTGCTTTCAACCACTCAGCCATCTCTCCGTTGTTGAGGCGCATAATATAAGGCTTTGAAAACCTTGTAAACCCCAAAATGAACTGTTTGGATGTTTACTGTTCAATTTTGTGTTGTTTGCGGATAAAAGAATCAAAAAAGCTCTCCGAGTGGAGAGCTTTTTTCAATTAATTGCTTTTCGAATAGAAGCGCTGAAGTTCTGTCAGCCCTTGCATCAGGACAGGCAGTTTAGGCGTTGTTTCTCTTAAGCGTTTGTAGTTGTCATCATACAGCTTGTAGTTACCAAATTTATCGATAACTGTCGTTTGGGAGCTGGTGATCAGCGCGATTTCACGAGTGTCGCCCGCTAAAATCCAGCGGCGACGACTTTCGTCAAATAGGTTACGACCACTGCTGTAATCATAAGGGTTCGATGAGACGCCTAACATGTCTTGTAACAGCGTCACCGACAAATCCAGATGGCTTGTACTGTGCGTAAATTCACCTGGCAGCATTCCTGGCCAATGAATAACCATAGGGACCTGAAGCTGGTAGCGGCTGTAATTGCTGTTCGCTCCCCAACTGTTGGTGTTGGTCTCATTAAACTCGCTACCGTGATTAGAGGTGATGACCACAATTGTATTGGTAAGTAATTGTTTTTCATCGAGATCGGAAATGATTTCAGCGACTGTCTTATCGGCAGATTTTACCGCTTTCTCATATGCTTTCTTGAATCGCTCGCTGGCTGGCATTTCTTCATTTGCCGCTTCTGGTTCAGATTCAAAGTTGTCGACAGTGGTGACTTCGATGTAGCTGAACCAAGGTTGGCTTGCTTGCTCGGTTAGCCATGTATTCCATGCCGCAATGGATTGTTTGTCGGTGTGTGCTTGCGTACCGTCTAACGTGTTAGCAAGATTAACTCCGCGGAAGATTACTTCTGAGTAAAGGTCATCTTCAAAACCATTTCCGCTGAACAAACCAAAGCTATAGCCTTGATCTTTTAATACATCCAAAAGAACCGGTGCGGAGCCTTGTGCTTTGATGCTACTTGCGTAGCTACTTGGTAGACCATAAAACAGACCGAATGCACCGTACGTGTCATTGCTAGAACTGTAGTGGTTTACAAAGTTTTGGTTGTCTTGCGCAAACTGGTACATGTTTGGCATTTCGTCTTGGCTTAGTGCATCTGCACGCAAGTTGTTCACACTGATCATCAGTACGTTCAATTTGTTACCACGACGATTAAATTCGAGTTTTTCGAGCGGGTAGCTCACCAGGTCAATATTGCCTTGGCTCTCTGCTAAGCGTTTTAGGTATTCTTCACGATCCAAAAGACCATGCTTTTCCATAAAGCTTTTTGCTGTCATCGGGTAGGACAACGGGAAGTTTGAACGCTGGCTAGTGATCGGGTTATAGAAATAAGCATCGGCCCAGATGTAAACCAAGTGACTGGTGATAAAGCTCAAGAAGAACACTGCGGCCAAAGGGCGGCCAACGTGTTTATGGGAAAGCTTGCGTTGTTTACGCCAAACCCATTCTGATAAACCGAGTTGAACAAGGAAGATAAGCGGCATGACAACAAACAGGTGCTGTAAGTCCGAGCTAATCGCGCTTTTATCTTCGCTAAACAACAGTTCCCAAACCACGGGGTTTAAGTGCAAGTTGATGGATTGGTAAGCTTGGGTATCGATCAGTAAGACCGTTTGACCGACGGTTGCGAATATCACTGCCACCAACCGGAAAAGCTTCCTAGATGGCAGGACAAACGTCAGCGGGAATAGAACCAACAAGTAGAGCGCGAAAACAAGAAAGCCAAAATGGCCAACCCAGGATATCGCCAGATAGAATTGCCCCATTAGGGTCTCTGGCCAAGGCGACTGAACGATATAGCGCGTACCTATCAACATCGATGCAACGATGTTGAAGAATGCAAACCAGTGACCCCAACCTACCAGTCGAGATACACGTTCGCCGTATGAGTTTCCGCTGTCTACCATGTACTTGTTCTATTATCCGTTATTAGTGTGATTTTGGCACTTCAAGAGAAGATACGAGCGCCTGAGCAAATTTTTCAGCAATAACTTTGCGTTGTGAAGCAGCAACTTGTTGATTTAAGACATTGGTTGCGATATTTCCGGCAATCATTAGCGTCAACTCAGGAGAGGCGGCGTGTTTTTCTAGTACAGCGCCCACTTCAGCAAGAATTTTCTCTACTTGTTCGTCAGTATATTTAGATGTAATCGGCATAAAGACTCTAATAATGATAGTAAAAGCGGCTTATGATAACCTACAATGCCCAACAACTTAAACCTTGTAGCAAGATAAAATCACTATGAGCCTTCATCTTTCAAACGTTATTCTGCATCAATTGTGCAAAAACGATCAGGACGAACTGGTTGTTAAACTTCGCCCGGCATCGTTAGAGAACGATACCGCTACAGAAAACCTCGTCGCGGAACTGCATCGCGTATTCCATTCTAAAGCAGGTAAAGGTTTTGGCTCTTTCCAGTCAGACAGCGAATTTCAATTTTGGCTTCAAGAAATGCGCAAAGGAGAGCGAGATTTTTACGACTTCTCACAAATTAGTGCAAATCGCTTGAAAGAAGAGTTGATTAAGTACCCATTTGCTGACGAAGGTATTTTAGTGTTTGCGGAATACCAAAGTTTAGCAACGGATTACTTGTTTATAGGCATTTTGCCTATGAACCAGAGCCTAAAGGTGACTGAAGGCTTGGATATTGATGCAACAGATTACCTAGACATCACTAAAATGGACATTGCTGCGCGCATTGACCTATCAAGCTACGATACTGACCGTGAATCAAATCGTTACCTTTCTTACATCAAAGGACGTGTTGGCCGTAAAGTGGCAGACTTCTTCTTGGATTTCTTACAAGCCGATGTTGGCTTAGATACCAAACAGCAAAACCAAGTGTTGATGCAGGCGGTTGAAGACTTTTGTGCAGACTCAAAGCTTGAGAAGCAAGAAGCGAATGAGTACAAAAAGCAAGTTTACAACTACTGTAACGAACAAATTAAAACCGGTGATGAAGTGCAAATTTCTGAGCTATCAGGTGAGTTACCTCCTAGCCAAGATGGCACCAGCTTCATTGATTTCACTAAAGAACAAGGCTATGAGCTGGAAGAGTCTTTCCCAGGTGATCGCTCAACAGTACGTAAACTGACGAAGTACGTTGGCGCAGGTGGCGGTTTGAACATCAGCTTTGACAGCCTGTTGCTTGGCGAGCGTATTTTCTACGATCCAGAGACAGACACACTAACGATCAAAGGTACGCCACCGAACCTAAAAGATCAGTTGAGCCGCAACTAATACAAGAAAGAGAGAGCCATGCGCTCTCTTTTTTTATGTGAGGTGTGCACAGTTTGAGCGCAAATCATGGTATATGCTTGTTATTAATAGAAATAGTCGAGGGATGAGTGTTGCAGCAATTAAAAGAGGGAATAAGACGAGTCGTCTGGATTTTATTTGTTGTGTGGTTCGGGTTTGCCGTGGGTGTATGGCTTCAAGCGCAACAGACCATGAGAACGATGTCTACCGTGGACGAACTTGGTAGTAAAGTGGATGAAGTGAGGAATATTTTTCACTTTGAATTGCCTTACCGTGCCCAGAATGTTGATCAAGTCTCTCTTAAACTTCAGTTGGTATATGCCGTTCGCTTACAGCTCGAAAGTGATTACGGAGAAGGACTAGATTCCCCCGATTTAACGCAGTTGATTTATTCTACCGATCGATTTTTAGAAGGCGCGAAGAGCTTTATTGGTAGTGATAGTGAACTCGTCGCTCTCGCGGATCAATTACGCAACAGTCGAGAATCGGCAAGCAACTCTCAACCACTACAGACGATGTACTTTCGGCTCGGCGCATTAGTGCTAGAAGCGATGTTTAGTGACTCTGCGACGAGTGCAGACACTTATCAAGAATTAGATTTGTTGTTTACAGAATCGAAAACTTTAGCGCTTGAAGAACAGTCCTCTTTCCAACGTCGCCTTGCTCAAACATCCAGCGTGCTTGCTGCTCACGCAAAAGGCAGTCATCTTTCGAGCCAATTGCTCAACCCTGAATTCCCGAACCAGCTGGCTGCGATTAGTGCTTCGCTAGAACAAAAACTGTTGGTTTACCTCTCACTGTTGATAATGGTAAGTGCTTCCTTACTTGTATGTGTTTGTTGGGCTTTGTCTTCTAAAGAGTCAGTTCTAACCGAAGGAAATCAATCCGATTCAGAAAACATAAATTCGCCAATACAACCACTCTCTCACCAACTTGATAGAGTTGAACGGGGGAGTGAGCAGACGGAGCTTGAACCAGCAAATTCAACTGAGGTGACGAACGGACCTGAGAGAAGCGATTCCGAGTCCCACCAACAGTTGTTAAATGAAAGTCCCGAACCTTACATTGATATAGAAAGAATGCTTGATTCTTTGTCCGACGATGAAGAGTCCGTGCGCATGCTGTTAGACGTGTTTATTCAAGATCATACCGATGACGGCAGTAAGCTAAGAAGGTTGTTACTGGAAGATAAAGAACATGCTCAGCGAGTTGCGCACAGCTTAAAAGGGGTATCCGGCAGTATTGGTGCAATGCCTCTACACTATATTTCTGGGGATATTGAATCATTGATAAAACAGGGCAATCAGGTCGCCGATGACAAGCTTGAACAACTAGAAGAGACATTGCAGAAAACGACACTTTTTGCTGAAAGAGTTCTCAATAGTGAAAAGATACGAGAAGTGCTAACAGATTGATATTCCTCTGACTTAAAATATGGGGGACTGAGGTATTAAGGGGGCGTTCACGAACCTGATGCCTTGGTTCGTTCTGTTCCTATTCTACACATTTTGACCATAGGTAATTTCATGTCCATCCGCCGACTGTCCTCTTTGATGGTAGCTTGCTTGGTTTTGAGTCTTTCAGGGTGTTCCCTGCTAGAGGTGAAAATCGACAGCCAAACTGTACCGCTCACCAAACAAGAATTAAACATGCGTATAATGACGCGTGAATACGCACAAAAGTTTTTTGCTCAAGTCGAACAAGCTGCTGATGTGCTCCAAAAAAACTATGAGCCGAGCGACAAAGTAAACCAATCTTACATTCTACTGTGGAAGATCAATGCTGAAGAAGGTCTTCAAGCGGCGGCTTACCAAGTTTCCCCAATGGCTGCGCTCATAGATACGTGGGTGTTTACTCACCAGATGAACCAGTTTTACAGCGAAGGGACGGGCAAAGATTTGTTTGCGACGGGTGAAGCTAAACAAGTCTCCGCACATCTAGCCAAAGAAGTCGATAAACTCGCTCAGTCTCTTTTGAAAAAAGACGTTTACGAAAACACCAAAGTGTTTGTCGCTGACTTTGTAGAGAAATACCCATTCGCGGATCTAAGCATGATTCGTACACCCGCTTACCGTGCTTGGCTTGAGGCTAACCAAATCAGTGAAGAAGAAGCTGTCACAACATTGGGCACGATGCCAGAAGCCATCGGTGATGTTTCTGACCGTTTAAGTTTGGTGTCTGAGCAAACGCCTAAGATCATGACGTGGAAAGCGCAACTATTGGCGTTAAATAGTTCTGCAAGTATTGAACAAGTAAACGCAGCACTAAATAGCTTGAAGGTTACTTCTGAGTCGTTAAAAGACTTTATCGATAACAACCCTGAGTACATGCGTAACTTAGCTGAGCAAATGGCGGTACAGTTACAGCCTTTGGTTGAAGACATTGACCAGAAAACGGAAGAGCGTTTGTCTCAGTTGAGTGAAGAGCGTCAGGCTCTAGAATTGATGGTGGCAAGAGAGCGCCAAGAAATTGCTCAAATTATTACGAATGAGCGTGAGAAGTTTGCACAAGACCTAGACCATGTTTCACAAGAAGTCGTGAATCTAGCGATGGACAAATTGATTCAATTGGTTAAGAGCACCATTATTTACTTCATTCTATTTATTTTGGTTATCTTCTTTGCTCCGTTGGTACTGGGTTATGCATTAGGTAAACGTTCAGCAGTAAGAGCAGGGTCTAAATCGGCTTGATTACCTGTACGTAAATGCTAAATGACAAACACAAAAAAGGACCGAATCATCGGTCCTTTTTTAGTTACAGAAAGTTTCTATCTATGGAAAGCTGATCTAAGCCGTTTGCTGCTTGAGTTCACTTTCTGTTTGTTCTTCCGTTGCTGGTGCTGTTGGTTCGCATTTATCAACAAACCAGCCCATGTAAGAAGTAAAGATGGTAACGATAATGCATACGAAGCTCAGCCACATGAACGGCGCGTATGATAATGTCGCCACACCCAAGATGCTTGCCATGTAGATTCCGTTGTCACTCCACGGCACCATACCTGATGTCAGTGTGCCACCGAACTCTGCGTTACGAGATAAGTTTTTGCGTTTGTAGCCAAGGCGGTCGTAGTTCTTAGCACAGATCTTAGGCGTAAGAATCAGTGATACGTACATCGCAGAGCCAAATACGTTACCCATGAAGGCCGTACCAATCGTGCTCGTCGCAAGTGAACCCGCACTCTGAACACGTCGTTCGAACAGCTTTGCAATAGTCTCAAGCACGCCTACTTTGTCGAGCAGGCCACCGAAACCAAGACCAAACACGATTACCGCTACAGAGCCCAACATAGAAGACATGCCGCCACGGTTGAGAATCGAATCAATGAAGTCGACTCCTGAAGAAATCGCAAATGGTGCCCAAGCCGTGTTAAACGCCGTCAGGAAGTCCACATCCTGAATCATAACCGCCCAGATAATACCTAGCAGAGAGCCAAAGCTAATCACAGGGAAAGAAGGCATACGCATCGCAAGTAGAGCCAATACGATGACCACTGGGACAAAGGAATAAGGCGTGATGAAAAATTGTTGCTCCATTGCCTGAATAACAGAATCCACTTGGCTCATGTCCACTTTACCAGCGAAGTGGAAGCCAAATGCGGTAAACATGATACCAGTGATAATGTAGCTGATCAGCGCGATAGGTAGCATACCTTTGATGTGCTCAACGACTTCTACATTCGACATAGAAGAAGCAAGGATCACCGAGTCTGAAAGTGGAGACATCTTGTCACCAAAGTAACAACCCGATAGCACCGCGCCTGCGGTGATTGGAGCTGGAACTCCAAGACCTTGACCAATACCCATCATGGCAATACCGGCTGTACCCGCAGCACCCCAAGAAGTCCCCGTTGCTAGCGCAGTCAAAGAACAGATGATCATGGTAGCAAGCAAGAAGATAGAAGGGTGGATTGCTTTCAAACCGTAATAGATGATGGTCGGAACAATACCGCCTGAGATCCAAGTACCGACTAAGGCTCCTACAGCAAGAAGAATTAGCACGGCACCTAGGCCATTAGAAATGCCATTTAATGCGGCTTTTTCTAGGTCTTTGTATTGATGGCCGAGCCTTAAACCCAACAGTATGATAATGAACCAACCAATGTACAGCGCTAGCTGAATAGGAAGGTCTAATTTGGCAGTAAATGAAAATGCCAAAAGTAGAAACAAACCTAGTGAGATAAATACCTGTATCAGACTAGGTAAGCGTGTTGTAACTTGCTTCATATGTGCCTCTGTCGTTCTTGGAGCAATAGAGGAAGGCCGCTCCCTGTTTTAATCGGCGCCTAACATACATTAACAAAAATTATATTTCGAACATTTGGTGCTTTATCTTGATGTTCGTCGGCAAAAACGTTTGCTTGTGAAATTAATCACCATTAATTATTAATGTTAATGGTTTGAAATGTTTTGTGATGTAAA from Vibrio hyugaensis includes:
- a CDS encoding DUF3413 domain-containing protein; the encoded protein is MVDSGNSYGERVSRLVGWGHWFAFFNIVASMLIGTRYIVQSPWPETLMGQFYLAISWVGHFGFLVFALYLLVLFPLTFVLPSRKLFRLVAVIFATVGQTVLLIDTQAYQSINLHLNPVVWELLFSEDKSAISSDLQHLFVVMPLIFLVQLGLSEWVWRKQRKLSHKHVGRPLAAVFFLSFITSHLVYIWADAYFYNPITSQRSNFPLSYPMTAKSFMEKHGLLDREEYLKRLAESQGNIDLVSYPLEKLEFNRRGNKLNVLMISVNNLRADALSQDEMPNMYQFAQDNQNFVNHYSSSNDTYGAFGLFYGLPSSYASSIKAQGSAPVLLDVLKDQGYSFGLFSGNGFEDDLYSEVIFRGVNLANTLDGTQAHTDKQSIAAWNTWLTEQASQPWFSYIEVTTVDNFESEPEAANEEMPASERFKKAYEKAVKSADKTVAEIISDLDEKQLLTNTIVVITSNHGSEFNETNTNSWGANSNYSRYQLQVPMVIHWPGMLPGEFTHSTSHLDLSVTLLQDMLGVSSNPYDYSSGRNLFDESRRRWILAGDTREIALITSSQTTVIDKFGNYKLYDDNYKRLRETTPKLPVLMQGLTELQRFYSKSN
- a CDS encoding YejL family protein, whose protein sequence is MPITSKYTDEQVEKILAEVGAVLEKHAASPELTLMIAGNIATNVLNQQVAASQRKVIAEKFAQALVSSLEVPKSH
- the yejK gene encoding nucleoid-associated protein YejK — its product is MSLHLSNVILHQLCKNDQDELVVKLRPASLENDTATENLVAELHRVFHSKAGKGFGSFQSDSEFQFWLQEMRKGERDFYDFSQISANRLKEELIKYPFADEGILVFAEYQSLATDYLFIGILPMNQSLKVTEGLDIDATDYLDITKMDIAARIDLSSYDTDRESNRYLSYIKGRVGRKVADFFLDFLQADVGLDTKQQNQVLMQAVEDFCADSKLEKQEANEYKKQVYNYCNEQIKTGDEVQISELSGELPPSQDGTSFIDFTKEQGYELEESFPGDRSTVRKLTKYVGAGGGLNISFDSLLLGERIFYDPETDTLTIKGTPPNLKDQLSRN
- a CDS encoding Hpt domain-containing protein is translated as MQQLKEGIRRVVWILFVVWFGFAVGVWLQAQQTMRTMSTVDELGSKVDEVRNIFHFELPYRAQNVDQVSLKLQLVYAVRLQLESDYGEGLDSPDLTQLIYSTDRFLEGAKSFIGSDSELVALADQLRNSRESASNSQPLQTMYFRLGALVLEAMFSDSATSADTYQELDLLFTESKTLALEEQSSFQRRLAQTSSVLAAHAKGSHLSSQLLNPEFPNQLAAISASLEQKLLVYLSLLIMVSASLLVCVCWALSSKESVLTEGNQSDSENINSPIQPLSHQLDRVERGSEQTELEPANSTEVTNGPERSDSESHQQLLNESPEPYIDIERMLDSLSDDEESVRMLLDVFIQDHTDDGSKLRRLLLEDKEHAQRVAHSLKGVSGSIGAMPLHYISGDIESLIKQGNQVADDKLEQLEETLQKTTLFAERVLNSEKIREVLTD
- the nhaC gene encoding Na+/H+ antiporter NhaC — translated: MKQVTTRLPSLIQVFISLGLFLLLAFSFTAKLDLPIQLALYIGWFIIILLGLRLGHQYKDLEKAALNGISNGLGAVLILLAVGALVGTWISGGIVPTIIYYGLKAIHPSIFLLATMIICSLTALATGTSWGAAGTAGIAMMGIGQGLGVPAPITAGAVLSGCYFGDKMSPLSDSVILASSMSNVEVVEHIKGMLPIALISYIITGIMFTAFGFHFAGKVDMSQVDSVIQAMEQQFFITPYSFVPVVIVLALLAMRMPSFPVISFGSLLGIIWAVMIQDVDFLTAFNTAWAPFAISSGVDFIDSILNRGGMSSMLGSVAVIVFGLGFGGLLDKVGVLETIAKLFERRVQSAGSLATSTIGTAFMGNVFGSAMYVSLILTPKICAKNYDRLGYKRKNLSRNAEFGGTLTSGMVPWSDNGIYMASILGVATLSYAPFMWLSFVCIIVTIFTSYMGWFVDKCEPTAPATEEQTESELKQQTA